One genomic segment of Salinigranum rubrum includes these proteins:
- the nucS gene encoding endonuclease NucS, whose protein sequence is MSVETLHRPAHRDALVALEGAFDRGDMVVVFGRCTVEYDGRASSSLGPGDRLLLLKPDGSALVHTDEKRTPVNWQPPGSEHRASVRDGRLRVQSRRTTPEEVLDVRFERVDQLSAFSVAERAELALTGSEEDLRNRILDDPALVEEGFEPLETERETMAGPVDVFGRDGEGRAVVVELKRRRVGPGAVRQLQGYVDAVGRETGDETVRGVLVAPSVTDRAAALLDERGFGFVALGPDEGENGDESEDVDPDRERDSADD, encoded by the coding sequence GTGAGCGTCGAGACACTCCACCGGCCGGCCCACCGCGACGCGCTCGTCGCGCTGGAGGGGGCGTTCGACCGGGGCGACATGGTCGTCGTCTTCGGCCGCTGTACCGTCGAGTACGACGGCCGGGCGTCGAGTTCGCTCGGCCCGGGCGACCGGCTTCTCCTCTTGAAACCGGACGGGTCGGCGCTCGTCCACACCGACGAGAAGCGGACGCCCGTCAACTGGCAGCCGCCGGGGAGCGAACACCGTGCGAGCGTCCGCGACGGTCGTTTGCGGGTGCAATCGCGTCGCACCACCCCCGAAGAGGTCCTCGACGTCCGGTTCGAACGGGTCGACCAGCTCTCGGCCTTTTCGGTGGCGGAGCGCGCGGAACTCGCGCTGACCGGGAGCGAGGAGGACCTCCGGAACAGAATCCTCGACGACCCGGCTCTCGTGGAGGAGGGGTTCGAGCCGCTGGAGACGGAGCGGGAGACGATGGCCGGCCCAGTCGACGTGTTCGGGCGCGACGGCGAGGGCCGGGCGGTCGTCGTGGAGTTGAAACGCCGGCGGGTCGGGCCGGGAGCGGTCAGACAGCTTCAGGGGTACGTCGACGCGGTGGGTCGGGAGACGGGCGACGAGACGGTGAGAGGTGTGCTCGTAGCCCCCTCCGTGACTGACCGCGCGGCCGCACTGCTCGACGAGCGAGGGTTCGGGTTCGTCGCGCTGGGGCCGGACGAGGGAGAGAACGGAGACGAGTCCGAAGACGTGGACCCGGACAGGGAGCGAGATTCGGCGGACGACTGA
- a CDS encoding pyridoxamine 5'-phosphate oxidase family protein: MATFPRIQGNQMDDETARQFLTEQGFGVLSLAAEGEAYGIPITYGYDAETERLYFVFLRPGEESKKERFSEATERASFLTFDVPSREEWRTVIVAGTLRVVDDEWPAVRDALEDNAWFPTLFSESEPMRDILGWALDVDEISGMHSRATR, translated from the coding sequence ATGGCAACGTTCCCACGAATTCAGGGCAATCAGATGGACGACGAGACCGCCCGACAGTTCCTCACGGAGCAGGGCTTCGGCGTCCTCTCGCTCGCCGCCGAGGGTGAGGCGTACGGCATTCCCATCACGTACGGCTACGACGCCGAGACCGAACGGCTCTACTTCGTCTTCCTCCGACCGGGCGAGGAGAGCAAGAAGGAGCGGTTCAGCGAGGCGACCGAGCGCGCCTCGTTCCTGACGTTCGACGTCCCCTCCCGCGAGGAGTGGCGGACGGTCATCGTGGCGGGGACGCTCCGTGTCGTCGACGACGAGTGGCCCGCCGTCCGCGACGCCCTGGAGGACAACGCGTGGTTCCCGACGCTGTTTTCGGAGTCGGAGCCGATGCGGGACATCCTCGGCTGGGCGCTCGACGTCGACGAGATAAGCGGGATGCACAGCCGCGCAACCAGATAA
- a CDS encoding type 1 glutamine amidotransferase, with protein sequence MLLVCDTEVDPDAYGYLPQALRALLPDHEHSHYPSGERPSLDGVDAVVVTGSTAGVYEADDRPWIRDAKRFVRRTVDREIPLLGVCFGHQLVNDALGGRVEHRGLTARLVDADIADDPLFAGVEPTFPMVHGDHVTDLGEGMEAIASADYYPLLASRHVDAPVWTTQYHPEFTGDFLSRIERDFGWEGARDFGDVTATRTVENFLRLAGVDSDD encoded by the coding sequence ATGCTCCTCGTCTGCGACACCGAGGTCGACCCCGACGCCTACGGCTACCTCCCGCAGGCGCTGCGCGCGCTGCTCCCCGACCACGAACACTCCCACTACCCCTCCGGCGAACGCCCCTCGCTCGACGGCGTCGACGCCGTCGTCGTCACCGGGAGCACCGCCGGCGTCTACGAGGCCGACGACCGGCCGTGGATCCGCGACGCGAAGCGGTTCGTCCGTCGAACGGTCGACCGCGAGATACCGTTGCTCGGCGTCTGCTTCGGTCACCAACTCGTGAACGACGCACTCGGCGGCCGCGTCGAACACCGCGGGCTCACCGCCCGCCTCGTCGACGCGGACATCGCCGACGACCCGCTGTTCGCCGGGGTCGAACCCACGTTCCCGATGGTCCACGGCGACCACGTCACCGACCTCGGCGAGGGCATGGAAGCTATCGCCAGCGCCGACTACTACCCCCTGCTGGCGAGCCGACACGTCGACGCGCCCGTCTGGACGACCCAGTACCACCCGGAGTTCACCGGCGATTTCCTCTCCAGAATCGAACGCGACTTCGGCTGGGAGGGCGCCCGAGACTTCGGTGACGTCACGGCCACCCGCACCGTCGAGAACTTCCTCCGACTCGCGGGGGTCGATAGCGACGACTGA
- a CDS encoding MFS transporter yields the protein MRDGVTVGGSTTRFAATTKWQALAVLAVAELFAMSLWFSASAVAPELASAWGLSPTQTGLLTSAVQVGFVVGALLSAVLTLSDTVQPRYLFTASAFAGAGCTVVLASVVDSAFPAIVLRFLTGVALAGVYPPGMKVVAGWFREGRGLAIGTLIGALSVGSALPHLVRGVGGIGRPTLVLYTAAGLAALGGVLVLFVRPGPHQAPAAPFDPRAVRRILADRGTLLANLGYFGHMWELYAVWTWIPAFLAASFALSADPLATPQVAAVLAFGTIAVGGLGAFVAGVGADRFGRTTVTSASMLVSGTACLLAGLVFGSSLVVLAPFVLVWGFVIVADSAQFSAAVTELAEGSYVGSALTLQTALGFLLTTVSIQLVPRLVAVVGWQWAFAPLAVGPALGTLAMLRLRGRPEARKLAGGRG from the coding sequence ATGAGAGACGGCGTCACCGTCGGGGGGTCGACGACGCGCTTCGCGGCGACCACGAAGTGGCAGGCGCTCGCTGTCCTCGCCGTCGCCGAACTGTTCGCGATGTCGCTGTGGTTCTCGGCGTCCGCCGTCGCGCCCGAACTCGCGTCGGCGTGGGGGCTCTCGCCGACCCAGACCGGCCTCCTGACCAGCGCCGTCCAGGTCGGCTTCGTCGTCGGGGCGCTCCTCTCGGCCGTGCTGACGCTCTCGGACACGGTTCAGCCCCGCTATCTCTTCACGGCGTCGGCGTTCGCCGGTGCGGGGTGCACCGTCGTCCTCGCGAGCGTCGTCGACAGCGCGTTCCCCGCCATCGTCCTCCGCTTTCTCACCGGTGTCGCCCTGGCGGGCGTCTATCCGCCGGGCATGAAGGTCGTGGCCGGGTGGTTCCGCGAGGGCCGGGGGCTCGCCATCGGGACGCTCATCGGCGCACTCTCCGTCGGATCGGCCCTCCCGCATCTCGTCCGCGGCGTCGGCGGTATCGGTCGCCCGACGCTCGTGCTCTACACCGCCGCCGGCCTCGCCGCGCTCGGCGGCGTCCTCGTGCTCTTCGTCCGCCCCGGACCACACCAGGCCCCGGCCGCTCCGTTCGACCCCCGCGCAGTCAGGCGCATTCTCGCCGACAGGGGAACGCTCCTCGCCAACCTGGGCTACTTCGGCCACATGTGGGAGCTCTATGCCGTCTGGACGTGGATTCCGGCGTTCCTCGCGGCGTCGTTCGCCCTCTCCGCGGACCCGCTCGCGACCCCTCAGGTCGCCGCCGTCCTCGCCTTCGGAACCATCGCCGTCGGCGGCCTCGGTGCGTTCGTCGCCGGCGTCGGCGCCGACCGGTTCGGCCGCACCACCGTCACCAGCGCGTCGATGCTCGTCAGCGGCACCGCCTGCCTCCTCGCTGGACTCGTCTTCGGCTCCTCGCTCGTCGTGCTCGCCCCGTTCGTCCTCGTGTGGGGGTTCGTCATCGTCGCCGACTCCGCGCAGTTCTCCGCCGCCGTGACCGAACTCGCCGAGGGGAGCTACGTCGGCAGCGCGCTCACGCTCCAGACCGCACTCGGCTTCCTCCTCACCACCGTCTCCATCCAGCTCGTCCCCCGACTCGTCGCGGTTGTCGGCTGGCAGTGGGCCTTCGCGCCGCTCGCCGTCGGCCCCGCGCTCGGCACGCTCGCCATGCTTCGCCTCCGTGGCCGCCCCGAGGCACGCAAACTCGCCGGCGGCCGGGGGTGA